In the genome of Perca fluviatilis chromosome 4, GENO_Pfluv_1.0, whole genome shotgun sequence, one region contains:
- the ddi2 gene encoding protein DDI1 homolog 2 isoform X1 gives MLVTVFCAPTDRPETTFALDVSPELELRDFIALCELESGIPAGEIQITYVEQPLKDPTRALGTYGVKDGDVVVLRQADRRPPPTQPAFPGLPHIDFRSITIPGTSSTSQHGAIRPQQQASQQPPPPQPQQQPQRAAQPSTPMAFRGSSPQGLDDPALLQQMLLSNPHELSLLKERNPPLAEALLSGDLERFTKVLQEQQQDRAKREQERIRLLTADPFDLDAQAKIEEDIRQHNVEENMTIAMEEAPESFGQVVMLYINCKVNGHPVKAFVDSGAQMTIMSQACAERCNIMRLVDRRWAGIAKGVGTQKIIGRVHLAQVQIEGDFLPCSFSILEDQPMDMLLGLDMLKRHQCSIDLKKNVLLIGTTGTETRFLSEAELPECARLAYGAEGREDARPDEIGDRELAEALQRSIQESDTADGQTTSPQPPPFTLPRTLDQMSSSTSPSQSPSPGQPQTLDRSQSAPAAMEQASAPGLCRDPLGLLELPLTSSSAEDADSAPHQVHSHPLPVHSNSSNKVSPVPSPSTDVQPGHAEGCNGSDEAMNSPVLPHQEELSPIQPMEQEATESDTADATEARPSAPDKRDSVEMESPTASRGAASSERDQPEGEHCSSSDSIPSLAAALMELHELLVSNNLSQSQNHSASCSDEAGPEPRTPMPENTQRIPSAAIAAGAEPSDAKANDAAAVSDEGPSVCLVPDLSGHDEHLGGDTAETLEGQGPAQCPDGPGERRAGRCGPDEANDISRFQPEPEVPPDPAGDLEFREPPEGQQGRGVADGRASGTNTPDTLGLQTEHTFLSPLSMAVGSPEEVSGTSSPSSSPLAQAPQLASPAPVLPPPHPFIEPFPAEHIQRIQAAGFSAGEAAEALEQAHGVVELALLALLARSITVPT, from the exons ATGCTGGTCACCGTGTTCTGCGCGCCGACGGATCGCCCAGAAACCACCTTCGCCCTCGATGTATCCCCAGAGCTGGAGCTGAGAGACTTTATAGCACTTTGTGAACTGGAATCAGGAATCCCAGCTGGGGAAATTCAG ATCACATATGTAGAACAGCCCCTAAAAGACCCTACTCGTGCCTTGGGGACCTATGGTGTTAAGGATGGAGATGTGGTGGTTCTCAGGCAAGCTGACAGAAGGCCCCCACCAACTCAGCCAGCCTTTCCAG GTCTGCCCCATATTGACTTTCGTTCCATCACAATCCCTGGCACATCTTCAACTAGTCAACATGGTGCCATAAGGCCGCAGCAACAGGCTTCACAGCAGCCGCCGCCGCCGCAGCCTCAACAGCAGCCGCAGCGCGCGGCACAACCTTCCACGCCAATGGCCTTTCGTGGCTCCTCTCCTCAGGGGCTAGATGACCCTGCCTTACTCCAGCAAATGCTATTATCCAATCCACATGAGCTTTCACTTCTCAAGGAGCGAAACCCTCCACTTGCTGAGGCCCTGCTGAGCGGAGACTTGG AGCGTTTCACCAAAGTGCTGCAGGAGCAACAGCAGGATCGAgccaagagagagcaggagaggatcAGGCTTTTGACTGCTGATCCTTTTGATTTGGATGCCCAAGCTAAGATTGAGGAGGACATCAG GCAGCACAATGTGGAAGAAAACATGACCATTGCAATGGAGGAGGCCCCAGAAAGCTTTGGACAGGTGGTTATGCTCTACATTAACTGCAAAGTCAATGGGCACCCTGTGAAAGCTTTTGTTGACTCAG GAGCCCAGATGACCATCATGAGCCAAGCATGTGCTGAGCGCTGTAACATCATGCGGCTGGTGGACCGTCGCTGGGCCGGGATTGCCAAAGGAGTTGGCACCCAGAAGATCATTGGCAGAGTACATTTGG CTCAGGTCCAAATAgagggggacttccttccttgtTCTTTCTCCATCTTGGAGGACCAGCCAATGGACATGCTGCTTGGCCTGGATATGCTGAAGAGACATCAG TGTTCGATAGACCTGAAGAAGAACGTGCTTCTAATAGGCACTACAGGCACCGAGACTCGCTTCCTGTCTGAGGCCGAGCTGCCAGAGTGTGCCCGGCTGGCATACGGAGCAGAGGGGCGTGAAGACGCCCGTCCAGATGAGATTGGTGACAGAGAACTGGCAGAGGCACTTCAGAGGTCCATACAGGAAAGCG ACACTGCAGATGGACAAACTACCTCACCGCAGCCCCCACCATTTACATTACCCAGAACCTTAGACCAAATGTCCTCATCCACCTCCCCTTCCCAAAGCCCTTCCCCTGGCCAGCCCCAAACCCTGGATCGCTCTCAGTCGGCACCGGCCGCCATGGAGCAGGCCTCAGCACCAGGGCTGTGCCGGGACCCCCTTGGCCTCCTGGAGCTTCCTCTGACTTCGTCCTCAGCAGAGGATGCTGATTCTGCACCTCATCAGGTCCACTCTCACCCTCTGCCTGTCCATAGCAACTCCAGCAACAAAGTGTCCCCTGTACCCAGTCCCTCAACAGATGTCCAGCCTGGACATGCAGAGGGGTGTAATGGATCAGATGAGGCGATGAACAGTCCCGTGCTCCCCCATCAAGAGGAACTTTCCCCCATTCAACCCATGGAGCAGGAGGCGACTGAGTCTGACACCGCTGATGCCACGGAAGCCCGTCCGAGTGCTCCTGACAAACGGGACTCGGTGgaaatggagtcccccactgccTCGCGGGGCGCGGCGTCCTCTGAGAGGGACCAGCCTGAAGGGGAGCACTGCTCCAGCTCCGACAGCATCCCGTCGCTGGCGGCCGCTCTGATGGAGCTTCACGAGCTGCTGGTGTCCAACAACCTATCTCAGTCCCAAAACCACAGCGCCTCCTGCTCAGACGAAGCGGGCCCCGAGCCACGCACCCCAATGCCCGAAAACACCCAGCGTATCCCCTCCGCTGCCATTGCAGCCGGTGCAGAACCGAGCGACGCCAAAGCCAACGATGCTGCTGCCGTGTCTGACGAGGGACCATCTGTGTGTCTTGTGCCGGACCTCTCTGGCCACGATGAGCATCTAGGCGGGGATACAGCAGAGACCTTGGAGGGACAAGGACCAGCGCAGTGTCCAGACGGCCCCGGGGAGAGGAGGGCAGGTAGATGTGGGCCAGATGAAGCAAATGACATCAGCAGGTTTCAGCCTGAGCCCGAGGTTCCTCCTGATCCTGCAGGGGACCTGGAGTTCAGGGAACCTCCTGAGGGGCAGCAGGGGAGAGGGGTCGCAGACGGACGAGCCTCCGGCACCAACACCCCAGACACTCTTGGCCTCCAGACTGAGCACACTTTTCTCAGCCCGCTGTCTATGGCAGTGGGCTCACCTGAGGAAGTCTCTGGCACgtcctccccctcttcctctcctcttgctCAGGCTCCCCAGCTTGCATCTCCAGCCCCTGTTCTCCCGCCTCCGCATCCCTTTATAGAACCATTTCCAGCCGAGCACATCCAGCGAATCCAGGCGGCAGGGTTTTCTGCCGGGGAGGCGGCAGAGGCACTGGAACAGGCCCACGGGGTTGTGGAGCTAGCTCTACTGGCACTACTAGCCCGCAGTATCACTGTGCCCACCTAG
- the ddi2 gene encoding protein DDI1 homolog 2 isoform X2, producing the protein MLVTVFCAPTDRPETTFALDVSPELELRDFIALCELESGIPAGEIQITYVEQPLKDPTRALGTYGVKDGDVVVLRQADRRPPPTQPAFPGLPHIDFRSITIPGTSSTSQHGAIRPQQQASQQPPPPQPQQQPQRAAQPSTPMAFRGSSPQGLDDPALLQQMLLSNPHELSLLKERNPPLAEALLSGDLERFTKVLQEQQQDRAKREQERIRLLTADPFDLDAQAKIEEDIRQHNVEENMTIAMEEAPESFGQVVMLYINCKVNGHPVKAFVDSGAQMTIMSQACAERCNIMRLVDRRWAGIAKGVGTQKIIGRVHLAQVQIEGDFLPCSFSILEDQPMDMLLGLDMLKRHQCSIDLKKNVLLIGTTGTETRFLSEAELPECARLAYGAEGREDARPDEIGDRELAEALQRSIQESGQH; encoded by the exons ATGCTGGTCACCGTGTTCTGCGCGCCGACGGATCGCCCAGAAACCACCTTCGCCCTCGATGTATCCCCAGAGCTGGAGCTGAGAGACTTTATAGCACTTTGTGAACTGGAATCAGGAATCCCAGCTGGGGAAATTCAG ATCACATATGTAGAACAGCCCCTAAAAGACCCTACTCGTGCCTTGGGGACCTATGGTGTTAAGGATGGAGATGTGGTGGTTCTCAGGCAAGCTGACAGAAGGCCCCCACCAACTCAGCCAGCCTTTCCAG GTCTGCCCCATATTGACTTTCGTTCCATCACAATCCCTGGCACATCTTCAACTAGTCAACATGGTGCCATAAGGCCGCAGCAACAGGCTTCACAGCAGCCGCCGCCGCCGCAGCCTCAACAGCAGCCGCAGCGCGCGGCACAACCTTCCACGCCAATGGCCTTTCGTGGCTCCTCTCCTCAGGGGCTAGATGACCCTGCCTTACTCCAGCAAATGCTATTATCCAATCCACATGAGCTTTCACTTCTCAAGGAGCGAAACCCTCCACTTGCTGAGGCCCTGCTGAGCGGAGACTTGG AGCGTTTCACCAAAGTGCTGCAGGAGCAACAGCAGGATCGAgccaagagagagcaggagaggatcAGGCTTTTGACTGCTGATCCTTTTGATTTGGATGCCCAAGCTAAGATTGAGGAGGACATCAG GCAGCACAATGTGGAAGAAAACATGACCATTGCAATGGAGGAGGCCCCAGAAAGCTTTGGACAGGTGGTTATGCTCTACATTAACTGCAAAGTCAATGGGCACCCTGTGAAAGCTTTTGTTGACTCAG GAGCCCAGATGACCATCATGAGCCAAGCATGTGCTGAGCGCTGTAACATCATGCGGCTGGTGGACCGTCGCTGGGCCGGGATTGCCAAAGGAGTTGGCACCCAGAAGATCATTGGCAGAGTACATTTGG CTCAGGTCCAAATAgagggggacttccttccttgtTCTTTCTCCATCTTGGAGGACCAGCCAATGGACATGCTGCTTGGCCTGGATATGCTGAAGAGACATCAG TGTTCGATAGACCTGAAGAAGAACGTGCTTCTAATAGGCACTACAGGCACCGAGACTCGCTTCCTGTCTGAGGCCGAGCTGCCAGAGTGTGCCCGGCTGGCATACGGAGCAGAGGGGCGTGAAGACGCCCGTCCAGATGAGATTGGTGACAGAGAACTGGCAGAGGCACTTCAGAGGTCCATACAGGAAAGCG GACAGCACTGA